A window of the Callospermophilus lateralis isolate mCalLat2 chromosome 7, mCalLat2.hap1, whole genome shotgun sequence genome harbors these coding sequences:
- the Cd101 gene encoding immunoglobulin superfamily member 2 isoform X1: MAHVLYVAPFFLCLTKLSVGQREVTVQKGPLYRAAGYPVSIGCKVTGHQGPSLQHFQWSVYLLTAPTREVQIISTNDDTFSYAMYAQRVRNKDISVERLQDNSVLLHISKLQMKDAGEYECHTPNTDGKYYGSYSAKTNLTVIPDTLSATMSSQTLSKEEGESLELTCEASKATAQHTHLSITWYLLQEGGRSQATSIISLSRDFVLTPGPSYTKRFAAGDVRLDKLGTATFRLSIGHLQPSDQGKLFCEAAEWIQDPDETWTFITKKETDQTTLRVQPAGRDFKVSITTESTSAKGKPLELVCLAVGSVRDPQLQGFWFLNGTEIASIDASGVLDLKMSYKDRASQGRLQVSKMNPKAFSLKIFSAGPEDEGDYSCAVAEVVRAGTGSWQVLQREQSPVSHVRLREPAARSVVISIRQQAVWEGETLALLCKADGVESPLSVTWWHIPQDQTQSKLVAGMAQDGTVQLGVSSGDPGYHGNTRLAKLDWATFQLEITSSTVSDSGVYECRVSEGTQNQARGRHWTHKISVTVRSLNSSLQVNLLSRQPQVKLGDTFDLSCIAGADYSDLRLPLTVRWRFQPDGSQAFRQLIQVTHNGIIEWGDSLSQFQKKTKVSQSSFRSQLLIHDASEEETGKYECEVEVYDRNSLPTNSPARASAVSHPLRIVVTLPESKLKVNSRNQSQEISIISNTNIECNILSQTIGNLQLAIIWYFSPISSNASWLRILEMDQTSVVKYGNEFHTPQKKQKFHMEKVSQDLFQLHILSVEDSDQGRYYCAVEEWLLSTDGTWKKLGGKKSGLTELKLRPTGSKVQVSKVHQTENATEHREVALSCSLESLGGEASLYSVMWFRSRGDSGSQMLVHLHHDGLLEYGEEGHRGHLHCARASPTDFVLKLPAVEMEDAGMYWCRVAEWQLYGHPGKWVSQASDESQQIVLRVLPSETTFPSRICSSTPLLYFLVICPLVMFVLLLISLLCLSWKAKKLSQLSLRAQKDKSLWVGLNGAEGWTTDRRKHQEEDEDN; this comes from the exons CTAAGCTCAGCGTCGGCCAGAGGGAAGTAACCGTTCAAAAAGGACCGCTGTATAGAGCTGCAGGTTACCCAGTCAGCATTGGCTGCAAGGTCACTGGCCATCAGGGACCTTCCCTGCAGCATTTCCAGTGGTCTGTTTACCTGCTGACAGCCCCGACCAGGGAAGTCCAGATCATTAGCACCAACGATGACACCTTCTCCTACGCAATGTACGCTCAGCGGGTACGAAACAAGGACATCTCTGTGGAGAGGCTGCAGGACAACTCAGTCCTGTTGCACATCTCAAAGCTCCAGATGAAGGACGCTGGCGAGTATGAGTGTCACACTCCAAACACTGATGGAAAATACTATGGAAGTTACAGTGCGAAGACCAACCTAACTG TCATTCCAGATACCCTCTCTGCCACCATGAGTTCCCAGACTCTCAGTAAGGAGGAAGGTGAGTCTCTAGAACTTACCTGTGAGGCGTCCAAAGCCACAGCTCAACATACTCATCTCTCCATCACCTGGTACCTGCtgcaggaaggaggaaggagccaAGCCACCAGCATTATTTCTCTCTCCAGAGATTTTGTATTGACCCCTGGGCCCTCATATACAAAGAGGTTTGCAGCTGGTGATGTGCGGCTCGACAAGCTTGGGACTGCCACCTTCAGACTGTCCATAGGCCATCTCCAGCCCTCCGATCAAGGCAAACTGTTCTGTGAAGCAGCCGAGTGGATCCAGGATCCAGATGAAACCTGGACATTCATCACGAAAAAGGAGACAGATCAAACTACTCTGAGGGTCCAGCCAGCAG GGAGAGATTTTAAAGTCAGCATTACAACTGAGAGCACGTCTGCCAAAGGGAAGCCCTTGGAGCTGGTCTGCCTGGCGGTGGGCAGTGTGCGGGACCCACAGCTTCAGGGCTTTTGGTTCCTCAATGGGACTGAAATTGCCAGCATCGATGCCAGTGGAGTCCTGGACCTGAAGATGAGCTACAAAGACAGAGCGAGTCAAGGACGGCTCCAGGTTTCCAAGATGAACCCTAAAGCTTTCTCTCTCAAGATCTTCTCTGCGGGCCCAGAGGATGAAGGCGACTACAGCTGTGCAGTGGCAGAGGTGGTGAGAGCTGGGACGGGCTCCTGGCAGGTGCTTCAGAGGGAGCAGTCACCAGTCAGCCACGTGCGCCTGAGGGAGCCAGCAG CAAGAAGTGTGGTCATATCTATCAGACAGCAAGCTGTGTGGGAAGGAGAGACGCTTGCCCTTCTCTGCAAGGCAGACGGGGTTGAGAGTCCTCTATCCGTGACCTGGTGGCACATCCCACAggaccagacccagtccaagcttgtGGCTGGCATGGCGCAGGATGGCACCGTGCAGTTGGGTGTCTCCTCTGGGGACCCCGGTTACCATGGCAACACAAGGCTGGCAAAGTTGGACTGGGCCACCTTCCAGCTGGAGATCACCTCCAGCACTGTCTCGGACAGCGGTGTGTATGAGTGCAGAGTGTCCGAAGGGACCCAGAACCAGGCCAGAGGTCGGCACTGGACTCACAAGATTTCAGTCACCGTCAGATCTCTGA ACTCAAGTTTACAAGTTAATCTGCTGAGCCGTCAGCCACAAGTGAAGTTAGGGGACACCTTTGACCTGTCCTGCATAGCGGGGGCTGACTACTCTGACCTCAGACTGCCTCTCACTGTGAGGTGGCGGTTCCAGCCAGATGGGTCTCAAGCCTTTCGTCAGCTAATTCAAGTCACTCACAATGGCATTATCGAATGGGGGGATTCCCTGTCCCAGTTCCAAAAGAAGACGAAGGTTTCGCAGTCTTCATTTCGTTCTCAACTCCTAATCCATGATGCCTCTGAGGAAGAGACAGGAAAGTATGAGTGTGAAGTAGAAGTTTATGACAGAAATTCCCTACCCACAAATAGCCCAGCCAGGGCTTCTGCCGTCTCTCACCCATTGAGGATAGTGGTCACTTTACCAG AGAGCAAGCTAAAAGTGAACTCAAGGAATCAATCCCAAGAGATCTCCATCATCTCCAACACCAATATAGAATGTAACATCTTATCTCAGACCATTGGAAACCTTCAGTTAGCAATTATTTGGTATTTTTCTCCCATTTCTTCTAATGCATCCTGGCTCAGGATcctggagatggaccaaaccagtgttGTAAAATATGGGAATGAATTTCATACCccacagaaaaaacaaaaatttcataTGGAGAAAGTTTCCCAAGACTTGTTTCAGCTACATATTCTAAGTGTGGAAGACAGTGACCAGGGCAGATATTACTGTGCCGTGGAGGAATGGCTCTTGTCTACAGATGGTACCTGGAAGAAGCTGGGAGGAAAGAAGTCGGGACTAACAGAACTGAAGCTCAGGCCCACAG GAAGTAAGGTTCAAGTCTCCAAAGTTCACCAGACGGAAAATGCTACCGAGCACAGGGAGGTGGCCCTCAGCTGCAGCCTGGAGAGCTTGGGTGGCGAGGCCTCCCTGTACTCTGTGATGTGGTTCAGGAGCAGAGGAGACTCGGGGAGCCAGATGCTGGTGCACCTGCACCACGATGGCTTGCTGGAGTATGGAGAAGAGGGGCACAGGGGCCACCTGCACTGTGCCCGGGCGTCCCCTACAGACTTTGTCCTGAAGCTTCCTGCGGTGGAGATGGAGGACGCCGGCATGTACTGGTGCAGGGTGGCGGAATGGCAACTTTATGGTCACCCAGGCAAGTGGGTCAGCCAAGCATCGGATGAGTCGCAGCAAATAGTGCTCAGGGTGCTGCCTTCAG AGACCACGTTTCCTTCCCGGATCTGCTCCTCGACACCTTTACTCTACTTTCTTGTCATCTGCCCCTTGGTCATGTTCGTTCTTCTGCTCATTTCCCTCCTCTGCTTATCCTGGAAGGCCAAAAAGCTGTCGCAGCTGAGTCTCAGAGCGCAGAAAGACAAGTCTCTTTGGGTGGGTCTGAACGGAGCTGAAGGCTGGACCACAGACAGGAGGAAGCACCAAGAGGAAGATGAAGACAACTGA
- the Cd101 gene encoding immunoglobulin superfamily member 2 isoform X2 yields MAHVLYVAPFFLCLTKLSVGQREVTVQKGPLYRAAGYPVSIGCKVTGHQGPSLQHFQWSVYLLTAPTREVQIISTNDDTFSYAMYAQRVRNKDISVERLQDNSVLLHISKLQMKDAGEYECHTPNTDGKYYGSYSAKTNLTDFVLTPGPSYTKRFAAGDVRLDKLGTATFRLSIGHLQPSDQGKLFCEAAEWIQDPDETWTFITKKETDQTTLRVQPAGRDFKVSITTESTSAKGKPLELVCLAVGSVRDPQLQGFWFLNGTEIASIDASGVLDLKMSYKDRASQGRLQVSKMNPKAFSLKIFSAGPEDEGDYSCAVAEVVRAGTGSWQVLQREQSPVSHVRLREPAARSVVISIRQQAVWEGETLALLCKADGVESPLSVTWWHIPQDQTQSKLVAGMAQDGTVQLGVSSGDPGYHGNTRLAKLDWATFQLEITSSTVSDSGVYECRVSEGTQNQARGRHWTHKISVTVRSLNSSLQVNLLSRQPQVKLGDTFDLSCIAGADYSDLRLPLTVRWRFQPDGSQAFRQLIQVTHNGIIEWGDSLSQFQKKTKVSQSSFRSQLLIHDASEEETGKYECEVEVYDRNSLPTNSPARASAVSHPLRIVVTLPESKLKVNSRNQSQEISIISNTNIECNILSQTIGNLQLAIIWYFSPISSNASWLRILEMDQTSVVKYGNEFHTPQKKQKFHMEKVSQDLFQLHILSVEDSDQGRYYCAVEEWLLSTDGTWKKLGGKKSGLTELKLRPTGSKVQVSKVHQTENATEHREVALSCSLESLGGEASLYSVMWFRSRGDSGSQMLVHLHHDGLLEYGEEGHRGHLHCARASPTDFVLKLPAVEMEDAGMYWCRVAEWQLYGHPGKWVSQASDESQQIVLRVLPSETTFPSRICSSTPLLYFLVICPLVMFVLLLISLLCLSWKAKKLSQLSLRAQKDKSLWVGLNGAEGWTTDRRKHQEEDEDN; encoded by the exons CTAAGCTCAGCGTCGGCCAGAGGGAAGTAACCGTTCAAAAAGGACCGCTGTATAGAGCTGCAGGTTACCCAGTCAGCATTGGCTGCAAGGTCACTGGCCATCAGGGACCTTCCCTGCAGCATTTCCAGTGGTCTGTTTACCTGCTGACAGCCCCGACCAGGGAAGTCCAGATCATTAGCACCAACGATGACACCTTCTCCTACGCAATGTACGCTCAGCGGGTACGAAACAAGGACATCTCTGTGGAGAGGCTGCAGGACAACTCAGTCCTGTTGCACATCTCAAAGCTCCAGATGAAGGACGCTGGCGAGTATGAGTGTCACACTCCAAACACTGATGGAAAATACTATGGAAGTTACAGTGCGAAGACCAACCTAACTG ATTTTGTATTGACCCCTGGGCCCTCATATACAAAGAGGTTTGCAGCTGGTGATGTGCGGCTCGACAAGCTTGGGACTGCCACCTTCAGACTGTCCATAGGCCATCTCCAGCCCTCCGATCAAGGCAAACTGTTCTGTGAAGCAGCCGAGTGGATCCAGGATCCAGATGAAACCTGGACATTCATCACGAAAAAGGAGACAGATCAAACTACTCTGAGGGTCCAGCCAGCAG GGAGAGATTTTAAAGTCAGCATTACAACTGAGAGCACGTCTGCCAAAGGGAAGCCCTTGGAGCTGGTCTGCCTGGCGGTGGGCAGTGTGCGGGACCCACAGCTTCAGGGCTTTTGGTTCCTCAATGGGACTGAAATTGCCAGCATCGATGCCAGTGGAGTCCTGGACCTGAAGATGAGCTACAAAGACAGAGCGAGTCAAGGACGGCTCCAGGTTTCCAAGATGAACCCTAAAGCTTTCTCTCTCAAGATCTTCTCTGCGGGCCCAGAGGATGAAGGCGACTACAGCTGTGCAGTGGCAGAGGTGGTGAGAGCTGGGACGGGCTCCTGGCAGGTGCTTCAGAGGGAGCAGTCACCAGTCAGCCACGTGCGCCTGAGGGAGCCAGCAG CAAGAAGTGTGGTCATATCTATCAGACAGCAAGCTGTGTGGGAAGGAGAGACGCTTGCCCTTCTCTGCAAGGCAGACGGGGTTGAGAGTCCTCTATCCGTGACCTGGTGGCACATCCCACAggaccagacccagtccaagcttgtGGCTGGCATGGCGCAGGATGGCACCGTGCAGTTGGGTGTCTCCTCTGGGGACCCCGGTTACCATGGCAACACAAGGCTGGCAAAGTTGGACTGGGCCACCTTCCAGCTGGAGATCACCTCCAGCACTGTCTCGGACAGCGGTGTGTATGAGTGCAGAGTGTCCGAAGGGACCCAGAACCAGGCCAGAGGTCGGCACTGGACTCACAAGATTTCAGTCACCGTCAGATCTCTGA ACTCAAGTTTACAAGTTAATCTGCTGAGCCGTCAGCCACAAGTGAAGTTAGGGGACACCTTTGACCTGTCCTGCATAGCGGGGGCTGACTACTCTGACCTCAGACTGCCTCTCACTGTGAGGTGGCGGTTCCAGCCAGATGGGTCTCAAGCCTTTCGTCAGCTAATTCAAGTCACTCACAATGGCATTATCGAATGGGGGGATTCCCTGTCCCAGTTCCAAAAGAAGACGAAGGTTTCGCAGTCTTCATTTCGTTCTCAACTCCTAATCCATGATGCCTCTGAGGAAGAGACAGGAAAGTATGAGTGTGAAGTAGAAGTTTATGACAGAAATTCCCTACCCACAAATAGCCCAGCCAGGGCTTCTGCCGTCTCTCACCCATTGAGGATAGTGGTCACTTTACCAG AGAGCAAGCTAAAAGTGAACTCAAGGAATCAATCCCAAGAGATCTCCATCATCTCCAACACCAATATAGAATGTAACATCTTATCTCAGACCATTGGAAACCTTCAGTTAGCAATTATTTGGTATTTTTCTCCCATTTCTTCTAATGCATCCTGGCTCAGGATcctggagatggaccaaaccagtgttGTAAAATATGGGAATGAATTTCATACCccacagaaaaaacaaaaatttcataTGGAGAAAGTTTCCCAAGACTTGTTTCAGCTACATATTCTAAGTGTGGAAGACAGTGACCAGGGCAGATATTACTGTGCCGTGGAGGAATGGCTCTTGTCTACAGATGGTACCTGGAAGAAGCTGGGAGGAAAGAAGTCGGGACTAACAGAACTGAAGCTCAGGCCCACAG GAAGTAAGGTTCAAGTCTCCAAAGTTCACCAGACGGAAAATGCTACCGAGCACAGGGAGGTGGCCCTCAGCTGCAGCCTGGAGAGCTTGGGTGGCGAGGCCTCCCTGTACTCTGTGATGTGGTTCAGGAGCAGAGGAGACTCGGGGAGCCAGATGCTGGTGCACCTGCACCACGATGGCTTGCTGGAGTATGGAGAAGAGGGGCACAGGGGCCACCTGCACTGTGCCCGGGCGTCCCCTACAGACTTTGTCCTGAAGCTTCCTGCGGTGGAGATGGAGGACGCCGGCATGTACTGGTGCAGGGTGGCGGAATGGCAACTTTATGGTCACCCAGGCAAGTGGGTCAGCCAAGCATCGGATGAGTCGCAGCAAATAGTGCTCAGGGTGCTGCCTTCAG AGACCACGTTTCCTTCCCGGATCTGCTCCTCGACACCTTTACTCTACTTTCTTGTCATCTGCCCCTTGGTCATGTTCGTTCTTCTGCTCATTTCCCTCCTCTGCTTATCCTGGAAGGCCAAAAAGCTGTCGCAGCTGAGTCTCAGAGCGCAGAAAGACAAGTCTCTTTGGGTGGGTCTGAACGGAGCTGAAGGCTGGACCACAGACAGGAGGAAGCACCAAGAGGAAGATGAAGACAACTGA